The Apium graveolens cultivar Ventura unplaced genomic scaffold, ASM990537v1 ctg4467, whole genome shotgun sequence genome contains a region encoding:
- the LOC141701893 gene encoding GDSL esterase/lipase APG-like has translation MGAYFCREVLVFIFALAIVSYTGVAQDTAATLVPAIITFGDSAVDIGNNDYLPTIFKADYPPYGRDFANQKATGRFCNGKLATDITADTLGFTTYPPAYLSPQASGKNLLIGANFASAASGFDDKTAFLSHAIPLTQQLAYYKEYQSKLAAVAGSTKAASIIKEALYLVSFGSSDFVQNYYVNPYLNKFYTPDQYGSYLVDIYQSFIKDLYNLGARRIGVTSLPPLGCLPATRTLFGFHEPGCVSRINTDAQGFNKKINSATKQLEKQLPDLKIAVFDIFKPLYDVIASPSTNGFVEATRGCCGTGRIELTSLLCNPKSIGTCSNATEYVFWDSVHPSEAANQILADSLLIEGINLIS, from the exons ATGGGGGCATACTTTTGCAGAGAAGTCCTGGTTTTTATTTTTGCATTGGCAATTGTCAGTTATACTGGTGTGGCTCAGGACACTGCTGCAACTCTTGTTCCTGCAATCATAACCTTTGGAGACTCTGCGGTTGATATCGGAAATAATGATTATCTCCCTACCATTTTCAAGGCTGATTATCCACCATATGGCAGGGATTTTGCAAATCAGAAAGCTACTGGAAGATTCTGCAATGGCAAATTAGCCACTGACATCACTG CTGACACTCTGGGATTTACAACTTATCCACCAGCATACCTTAGCCCGCAAGCATCAGGAAAAAATCTACTCATCGGTGCCAACTTTGCTTCTGCTGCATCTGGTTTCGATGACAAAACAGCTTTCTTGAGT CACGCAATTCCATTGACGCAGCAATTGGCATACTACAAGGAATACCAATCAAAATTAGCTGCAGTTGCAGGTAGTACAAAGGCAGCATCCATTATCAAGGAAGCGTTATATTTAGTGAGCTTCGGGAGCAGTGACTTTGTCCAGAATTACTATGTCAATCCTTACCTTAACAAGTTCTATACTCCTGATCAATACGGATCATACCTCGTTGATATATATCAAAGCTTCATTAAG GACTTGTATAATTTGGGAGCCAGAAGAATTGGAGTAACATCACTCCCACCATTAGGATGTCTTCCTGCAACTAGAACTTTGTTCGGATTCCATGAGCCAGGGTGTGTATCAAGAATCAATACCGATGCACAAGGATTCAACAAGAAGATCAATTCAGCTACAAAACAACTCGAGAAACAACTTCCTGACCTTAAGATCGCGgtttttgatatttttaagcCTCTGTATGATGTTATTGCATCTCCTTCAACTAATG GATTTGTGGAGGCAACTAGAGGATGTTGTGGAACCGGAAGAATAGAGCTAACATCATTATTGTGCAATCCAAAGTCGATAGGAACATGTAGCAACGCGACTGAATATGTGTTCTGGGATAGCGTTCATCCATCCGAGGCTGCAAATCAGATTCTTGCTGATTCTCTGCTCATTGAAGGCATCAACCTCATCAGTTGA
- the LOC141701896 gene encoding carboxylesterase 1-like has product MAVETPALIVSVDYRLAPEHRLPAAYQDIVEVLQWIKTSPHELLVKYGDLSKCYIMGGSAGGNIAYHAPAFIKDVDLKPMIIEGLVLIQPYFGGTKRTESELRHVNNPTLPLHVNDVMWDLGLPDGADRDHEYCNPTVESKLGVCDWIRKLGLRVMVKGCDGDPLRDRQVELVKMMNERGIEVVSSFDEGYFHGIDVFDPSYAKSLCLAIRNFISPAHETTL; this is encoded by the coding sequence ATGGCTGTTGAGACTCCTGCATTAATCGTATCCGTTGATTATCGTCTCGCACCCGAGCATCGACTTCCTGCAGCCTATCAGGATATTGTGGAAGTGCTGCAGTGGATCAAAACTAGCCCTCATGAACTGCTAGTGAAATACGGTGATTTGTCAAAATGTTACATTATGGGTGGGAGTGCGGGCGGGAACATTGCTTACCATGCACCCGCATTCATAAAAGACGTCGATCTTAAACCAATGATAATCGAAGGGCTGGTATTGATTCAACCATATTTTGGTGGGACTAAGAGAACTGAATCAGAGCTACGACATGTTAATAATCCGACGTTGCCCTTGCATGTCAATGACGTAATGTGGGACCTAGGGTTGCCGGATGGTGCTGATCGCGATCACGAGTATTGTAATCCGACGGTGGAGAGTAAGTTAGGAGTGTGTGATTGGATAAGAAAATTAGGGTTGAGAGTTATGGTGAAGGGGTGTGATGGGGACCCACTTAGGGACCGACAAGTGGAATTAGTGAAGATGATGAATGAGAGAGGGATTGAGGTTGTGAGTAGCTTTGACGAAGGTTATTTTCATGGCATTGATGTGTTTGATCCATCTTATGCTAAGTCTTTGTGTTTGGCTATAAGAAATTTTATTTCTCCTGCTCATGAGACTACTCTTTGA